The nucleotide sequence AGAACTTGACGTTATTGGTCTTGGTGctggagtcgtattttcaaattatcCGGCTTAACCAATCAATGCTTTGAAATCGGAAAGTCGATAAAAGATCGGCTTCAAAGTTAATAAATTATAACTGAAAACTAAAATACGCAAGCCGGAATTGAAGTCTGTGTCGAATTGGTGCTTTTTATTGTACTTTAAGTACTGACCGGATGTAATTTTCTACCAATACATAGCCAGCATTAAAATGGCGCTGGGGAGAATCATCAACCCAGATACCCAAATACAGATATAAATTGACGAAACTACTAATACATTCCCATTTATTCCGGCAACAGAAAATGGCACAGTAGcctttatattataatattaagttgaatagtataaatatatatttaaaataacaaataacgCGACTCACACAAAACGGGCCGGGCAATCGTTCAGTAAATGTTAAATAAGCCATCCATCCACGACGATAATGTGCAGGACTTTGAAAATTCGCAATTCCATACATTATCGAACCTTGTCTTAAAAATATCTGACAAGTCTCAGTTCGAACATTCCTTGCTGATAAATATCATTGGAAACGTAAATgaataattaaatgaaattcCAAGGATATAATTCCGCAACATAAATGCAATCCTTTGCTCGAGCTGTGTTATTTCATATGACACAAGTCTTCTCTTAGATCTTCGCGTCACTAATTTGTTGTTACAGAGCACGATTTCGAATTACCAATTAAAAGTGTGAAATCGAATCCATGAATGAATTCATTTTTAACTTAGTGTGACTGGTATATCCAAAAGTATTTTCAATTTGTGTTTGTTGCACCTTATTACATACTTTTTTTCGATTTCTTATAATGTATAAAACACAATCGCTTCAATTTGCGCATAAAAACGGACAACTTGACTTATTACGTTACAATCATACAGCATTTTTGCATAAACTTTTTCCGTCGGTGCTCAAAATTCCCCTGCCTCGTACTTCGTTTGCAAAGGAGATGCAAGTCGATTAGCGGTGTTAGGTTGATTGAACACCGCAAAATTGATTCGTTGTTATTATGAATGTGTCGTATAAAAAGTACTACCACATGTAATAACAGATATTTAACGACTCAAATTAATTAGTATCGTTCACCATAAACCCATAAAAAATAAGCGACTGTGCGGTAGACGTACCATGTAATATCAGTCCTGGTAATGGCCAAATAGCAAAACagaaaattattgtaaaatgtAGAGAAGCAAATTATTGACTTACCAACAGTTTGATAACAAATTCTAAAACTGTGATGCCAACAACATCCCGCATCGCTACATTGTTTACGATTGCTTCCAAATAACGATACTCTGGCACAGCCTGTCATTTGCTGGAAATCTGAAGTCAACCGGCACCTAtctaaaactgaaaataaaatattcacattGATCTGCATCAGAATCGTTCGAAGAAAAgcgataaatatgatttgtccAAAACTGTATTGTCTTTTAacttaaacaagagagctacgcccaaatatatggacacgtttgtTCGCATTACAGTACGGTTACCGTACCTTCAGATCACAgatctacaaatatattcacaccaagcgaagcagtacagtaggacacaaaatggcgtccgatatccgcagaacgttcgatgacgtcatagcaaacaaaaacaaatctcacagagctaacagaaatatttggaataaataaaagtaataaataataataaaagaaaatttcatctttaaccactaaaaatttcaaagcaattggtccagtgatcaaagagaaaagcggttttttaatatttccactaggtgtccaaaaaatgtcaaagaacaacaagaacaagaacaagacacaacataacaacaaaacgatcgttatgtccactaaacgtgtccaaaaatcaTTCACAATGTCTCAATGTAGTTTTACGTCAAGACatgtatttaaattttatttatgatattttcatATACTTACTCATTGCGTCAAAGGTGCAGTCAAACGTATCTAAAAATAAGGTAAGttataatattgtatatattgaaagCTAAAAAGAGCATTCTCGGTGGTTCTGAGATTACCATACTCTGTCAATCTTCTGTAATTAAAGGTATCCTATATTATATCTCATATTAATAGGCTCAGCATGAGTCCTACCGTGTCTACACTTCGAGTTCGTTCAAGATATACGAGCAAATTCGACAAAGAAAACAAACTTACCTGATCGAATACTACTCTTATTTTTGGGTATAAAGCACTCATTCATACAATGGTCTTTAGTAAAAAATCTATTCTCGTTCCCGTCACTTCCAGCGTATACGAATAATTCACATTGTTCAGATGTTTTGTTgtaaaaatatcgaaaaatattTGCCCTCCCAAAACCTTTATCCACTGGAAGTGAGCACCGTTCTGGCAGGTAGAATGAAgctgcaaaaataaatatttattgtcaTAAAACATATGGTTAATCTATATTTTAGCAATTATGCCCCCTTATTATATGTGCCAACTGCCATTTTGATGAACAATTGAACTTCAAACAAAATCGCGATTCCGATACAAACAATCATCCGGCATTTATAGCGAATCTCCTTCATCACAGCAATTATTAAAATATGGCATTCATCACCAGAAGccaaactcaaaatttatacTTTGTACGCTTCTTCCTCCCCCAACTAAAATCCTTAGTGAATGCTTCCCAAGATTCGGACAATTAGCAAGATTGCCCTGAACCATGGTAATTTCTGTCGTCTGTGTTAGCCGATACTTTTAGAATAGGCTAACCTTTACCAACGGTAGCTTCTGTGCCGTTTTGCACCCCTGCCACAGTCATGTTTTCACTTGGTGTGATTTCTGTTGGTGTTGATGTAACGTTTGTTGTTTTTGAAGCCATTGTGGCAGCTTCAGATGAAGGTCCAGAAGTTCCAGCTGTGACCGTGTTGGCCAACGGTGCGGGTGCCGAAAGATCCCGTATATCGTAAATTTCGTCGTCTATTAAAATAATACTCTCCAAAATAGTATTTGCCTTCGAAAACGTAGCGAGGCGAAGAAAAACGAAAGCGAAAATAACGTTCGTGTAGGCTGAGGTGTTCATCACGTCAGTT is from Styela clava chromosome 9, kaStyClav1.hap1.2, whole genome shotgun sequence and encodes:
- the LOC120339366 gene encoding uncharacterized protein LOC120339366 isoform X1, producing the protein MNTSAYTNVIFAFVFLRLATFSKANTILESIILIDDEIYDIRDLSAPAPLANTVTAGTSGPSSEAATMASKTTNVTSTPTEITPSENMTVAGVQNGTEATVGKASFYLPERCSLPVDKGFGRANIFRYFYNKTSEQCELFVYAGSDGNENRFFTKDHCMNECFIPKNKSSIRSDTFDCTFDAMILDRCRLTSDFQQMTGCARVSLFGSNRKQCSDAGCCWHHSFRICYQTVARNVRTETCQIFLRQGSIMYGIANFQSPAHYRRGWMAYLTFTERLPGPFCILKNDFEVPITIGNRFIDDRGIILQGSNNLRAGERTEILFAGSLNRERLNPTLCRGQQSFSSNRES
- the LOC120339366 gene encoding uncharacterized protein LOC120339366 isoform X2; translated protein: MNTSAYTNVIFAFVFLRLATFSKANTILESIILIDDEIYDIRDLSAPAPLANTVTAGTSGPSSEAATMASKTTNVTSTPTEITPSENMTVAGVQNGTEATVASFYLPERCSLPVDKGFGRANIFRYFYNKTSEQCELFVYAGSDGNENRFFTKDHCMNECFIPKNKSSIRSDTFDCTFDAMILDRCRLTSDFQQMTGCARVSLFGSNRKQCSDAGCCWHHSFRICYQTVARNVRTETCQIFLRQGSIMYGIANFQSPAHYRRGWMAYLTFTERLPGPFCILKNDFEVPITIGNRFIDDRGIILQGSNNLRAGERTEILFAGSLNRERLNPTLCRGQQSFSSNRES